The region TATGTTTACCTGTTAGTAGTTGTGGAGTTTGGCAAAACTTTTACCGATGGTCTGTTTGAAATGCATCATAAGATAATAACCGACCACCTTTTGCACCTGAATAAATGTAATTGCTTGCTTATCTTTCCTGTTCACCTGCATAACCATGCTTTTGCAAATCAGCTTTGTCAAATAACAATCTGGTTTTGGGTAAACATTGGGGATAGTTTTTTTGAATAAATTCAATCATTTTTTCTCTGATATAAACCCTTAAATCCCAAGCGGTAGGGGAATTTTTCGCACTTACAAGAATCCGGATTTCAACTGTAGTTTCCTTTGTGTCTGTAACCTGAAGCACATTAACCTTTTGATCCCATAATTCAGTACTATTAAGCAATCTGGTTAATTCTTTTCTAAGGGCATCAAAAGATATGGTATAATCGGTATAAAGAAAAACTGTACCAATAATATCGGCTGTGTTTCGGGTCCAATTTTGAAAAGGTTTTTCAATAAAATAAGTTGTCGGCAAAACCAGTCGTCTTTTATCCCATATTCGAACTACAATATAAGTTAGGTTTATTTCTTCTATCCATCCCCACTCATTCTCCACAAGCACTGCATCATCAACCCTAAATGGCTGTGTTATTGCGATTTGAATACCGGCCAGCAGAGCTCCTACAATTTTTTGGGCCGAAAGGCCAATTATGATTCCCACAACCCCGGCAGAAGCAAAAATACCGACACCAATTTGTCTGATGCTTTCAATTGATAGTAAAATTAAACCAATGCCTGTAATAATAATTAAAAACACAATTACCTTTTCAATAAGGTTTATCTGTGTATGAAGTTTTCTTGATTTAAGGTTATCTTCTTCTGAAATATCGAACCGTTTGAGTAAACGGTTTTTTAGAATATGCACAAATTCAATTATAACCCAGGATGAACAGGCTATAATCAGTGCCTTTTGAAGTGTACGAATCAGATTGACATCCAGGTATTGAAAAATGTCTAAAAACCTAAAAAATGGTTCTAATACAGAAATATAAATCAGTAAAAGAAGGCTTATGATTATACGGAAATACTTTTTCATAGAGCTATACTTTTTTTATTTGGTAGGCCTATCAAATTTATCAAAGGTTGTTGGGGTTTCCTATTTTTTCATTCAAAAACAGAATGAGTAGTTTCAATAATACCACCTTTTTAGAATCATACCGTAATGATCTAAACAGATTGTTATTTCTAGGGAGAATCAGACTGTTAGTGCTGCTATTAAAACTATTGTGACTGCAATTAATGCAATAATTATAGAAATAGAAACGATTACGTCTCTCTTTTTTTTCTCCCTGACTTTCTTCCTGATTGTGTTTTTCACTTCTGCTGAAAGCTCCTGATGTGAAGGTATATTTTTATTGTGTTTATATGAAACGAACATGAATTTTTTTAATCAAAAAATACACACACTATAATGATTAAAATAAATTCATGTGAGTTACTGAATGTGAAGAAATTTTTAGTTTCTTCATTTTCAGATAACTAAAAATTTCAAACAGATGAAACAGCGCTTCTTTTACGTAAACTATATTTATCTTTTTGCGAAGTTCGCAAATTACGATTCTGTCTCAGCCTGTTCTGCATATCCCTTGTATGTCCGGCACCACCTGTCATTATAGTTAACAATTATTCTGTTTCAGATTTTTAAAATATACAAATAGTTATTCCTTCTAATAAATAATAAGCTGTATTTATACTTGAGTTAATTTCAGTCTCTATTTTACCTCTGTATTTAGGAATACCTGAACTCTTATATCGATCCAATTTATTAGCCATAAATCAGATTGTGATCGGAGAAAAAATAGCATTACAGTCAAAACTCAAGCCCCTGAAATCTTAATAATATGTTATAATTCACTGAAAAACAAAAAAAAAGCTTATTCAATAAACAATACCTTTTTTGGCCTTGTCCAAATTGTTAGAAAATAGGAAATATAGTTTATAAATAAAAATAATCGTATCATGAAGAAATATCGCATACAAGTCTTCTTTCTATTTATCATTATACCAGCTTTGGGATTTGGCCAATCGGTTATTAGCAGCCTAAATGCCACGGGTAATAATGTGAGTTGGACGGTAGGCGAAATGGTCGTCTTTACCAACAGCACAGGCTCGTTGAGTGTGACCCACGGTTTTCATCAACCACTGACAGACGGCACTCTTAACATTGAAGAATTTCACGAACAGGGTAACCTGGACCTGGAAATAAATGCATACCCCAATCCAGCACGGGAACGTCTTTTCATTTCCGTGAATACGGACAAGCAAAGGAATATTACGCTCACATTGCTCAGTGTGGAAGGGAGACAGATCAAGTCCATGGTAGTCAATACCACGCAGGACAAAGTGGCATTTTCCTTACAGGGCATTGAATCGGGCATTTATTTGCTCCGGGCCGATAGTGAAAATGCCTCAAGCATTTCTAAAATCATTAAACAATAAAACCATTAAAACAAATTAAAATATTTTGACCTATGAATTACAAAAAGCTTATATCATTTATAGTATTAACACTTATAGCAAGTTTTGTAACCATTCGGGCACAATCACCGGAATTTTTTAATTATCAATCCGTAGTGAGAGATGGAGATGGAAATCCCATTACCAACCAAACTATTGGATTACAGTTAAAAATACATGAGAGCAATTCGAATGGTACGGTAATCTTTAGCGAAACTCATACAGTTTCTACCAATGAATTTGGATTACTGAATGTACTAATTGGTAATGGAAACCAGGAGACCGGTTCCATTTCCGATATTGAATGGGGAAGCAATAGCTATTTCCTCGAAGTATTAATGGACCATGACGGCGGTACAAATTACCAGTCGATGGGCACCTCACAGCTTGTAAGCGTTCCATATGCCATGCAGGCCGAGCGGGCTTCAAATGTTTTCAGTGGAAATTACGATGACCTTAATGGAAAGCCTGACACCACAGACTGGGATCTGAACGAACATGACGATTTCAGCGGAAGCTATGATGATTTGACCAACAAACCGGACACTTCTAACTGGGATCTGGATGAAACTGATGATTTTTCTTTACCTTTCTATTATAATGATTCATTAACAAATGACCTATTTGGTATTAATGCATATGGTGATACATATGCTGATGTTTTCAGGATTAGATCTTATGACACACTTTATGGTGGAGACCTAATATATCTATACAATAGAGGACAATATTCTAACTCCATTGATATTGTGCATGAGGGTGACAACCCAGCCGTTCAAATAGATAATGAAGGTTCTTCTGACGCCCTTTCAATTGAACAACATCATGATTATGGTAGCGCTATTGACATTTATAAAATTACGGGCTATGATCCCGCTATTGACATATATCACAATTCAGATGGCGGTGATGCCATAGAAATCAACCAAGCTGGCACAGATGGATATGCTTTAAATGTTATTAATGGAGATGTAAGAATAGAGGACGATTTAGAGGTTGTGGGCTCCAAAAACTTCATCCAAACACACCCGGAAGACACTACTAAAGAGATTGTTTACACCGCGGTTGAAGGGCCCGAAGCTGCCACATTTATACGCGGTAAAGACACGCTTACCAATGGCAGTGTAACCATTGATTTACCAGAGCATTTTGATCTGGTCACTGCCGGGGAAGGCCTCACGGCCCAGGTAACGCCCGCCGGTAACTGCAACGGCCTATATGTGGAACAGGTCTCTGACAACCAGTTGGTGGTAAAAGAATTGAATAACGGCACCAGCAACGTAGCCTTTTATTACGAAGTAAAAGGTGTACGCGAAGGCTTTGAAGATCATCAGGTGATACGGGAACGGGATTTTGATTAAAATCCTACTCGAATATTTTACAAATACTAGAAAACAAAAAGTATAATGCCAAACGGACCGTAAATGTTCGTTTGGCATTTTTTTTAAAAGATGATTAAAAAGCAAATACCCGCACAGAAAAATCCATGCGGGTTTAATTTTACGAACTTATAATTTACAGTGGGATATTACCATGCTTTTTGGGTGGCATGGCTTCGGTTTTGTTTTGGGTCATTTCCAGCGCCTCGATAATTTTCGAGCGGGTTTGTTTGGGGTAAATAATTTCATCAATATACCCCAGCTCCGCCGCACGGTATGGACTGGCAAATTTCTCCTTGTATTCCTGTACTTTTTGCTTGCGCTCCTCTTCATTAAGGTTCTCTTTACGATAAATAATGTTCACCGCGCCTTCGGGCCCCATTACGGCAATTTCAGCTGTGGGGTAAGCCAGGTTCACATCGGCACCGAGGTGTTTTGACGACATTACGTCATATGCACCACCATAGGCTTTACGTGTAATGATGGTAATTTTTGGTACTGTAGCCTCAGAGAAGGCATAAAGCAATTTTGCACCATGCTTAATAATCCCACCAAATTCCTGATCTGTACCGGGCAGGAAGCCGGGCACATCTTCAAAGGTGATAAGGGGAATATTAAACGAATCGCAGAAACGCACGAAGCGGGCCCCTTTCATGCTGCTTTCAATGTCGAGCACACCGGCCAGGTGTGCAGGCTGGTTGGCCACAATGCCCACGGGCCGTCCACCCATACGGGCAAAGCCCACCACAATATTTTGGGCGTAGTGCGGCATGATTTCAAAAAAGTTATGATCGTCTACCACTTTAGTGATGATATCTTTTATGTCGTAAGGTTTATTAGGATCGTCGGGTACGAGCTCCTGCAGCGACTCATCCTCACGGTGTACGTCGTCGGTACAGGGTTTTATGGGTGGGTCTTCCATATTGTTCGAAGGTAAAAAGCTCATCAGTTCCCGCAGCATCATCATGGCTTTTTCATCGTCTTCGGCCATCAGATGTGCCACACCACTTTTGGAGTTATGGGTCATGGCACCACCCAGGTCCTCTTTGGTTACCTCTTCGTGGGTCACCGTTTTAATTACATCGGGACCGGTTACGAACATGTAACTCGACTTCTGTGTCATAAGGATAAAATCGGTGAGTGCGGGTGAGTAAACGGCTCCACCGGCACATGGACCAAGCACAGCTGAAATCTGGGGTATTACGCCGGAGCCCCTTACATTAAGATGAAAAATATCGGCATATCCGGCCAGGCTCTCCACACCTTCCTGAATTCGAGCGCCACCACTGTCGTTCAATCCAATTACGGGAGCTCCCATTTTCAGGGCCATTTGCATAATTTTCACCACTTTATCGGCATTGGCCCGACTCAGCGTACCTCCATACACGGTAAAATCCTGGGCAAATACGTAAATCAGGCGCCCATCGATTTTACCATACCCTGTAACCACGCCATCGCCAAAGAATTTAGGCATTTTAAAATTCTGGTTGCGGTGGGTCATGAAGCGGTCCACCTCAACAAAACTGTTCGGATCAAGTAATAGATCAATTCGCTCCCGCGCGGTTAAACGACCAGCTTTATGTTGCTTTTCAATGCGCTCTTCGCCTCCACCTTTCATGGCTTCGCGAGTTTGCTCTTCGAGTTTTTTAAATTTTTCCTTTATGCTCATATCTTTTAGTTTCAGGTTGTAATGTTTAAAGTTTCAGGTTTACTATTAATTGCCGTTAAAGATTATTCAACAACCACCATAGTTTGGCCACCTTTGACCAGATCACCTTCTTTGACGTGAACCTCTTTAACCACACGGTCTTTTTTCACTTTATATTCACTTTCCATTTTCATGGCTGAAACCACTACAACGGTATCGCCAGCTTTTACTTCATCACCTACTTTCACAGGCACGCGCACAACTTTGCCCGGCATCGGAGCTTTCATATGTGCCTCATCGTCACCTGCACCGGATTTGCGACTCATGAGGTATTTACGTTCGGCATCAATAATATCAACCGTAAAATTCCCGTAGAAAGTATTTACCTGGAAATTTTTGTTATTTTCACCTTCGATGACTTCAATATTGTACGAATTATTATTGTGAATAAAAGAATACGCACCTTCTTCTACCATCATGGCATCCACCTCATAGGTTTTATCTCCTACCTTTAAGACATATTTCGAACCATTAGCACTAATTTGCTCTACTGTGGTTGTCCGATCATTTATTTTTATTTCAAGTGCCATACTTTCAATTTTTAAATTCTGATTTTTATTCTACGGCGTCCGTAGGCTTTCCAGTTGTTGGTCATCTGCCCACCATGTTTTGGTGGTTTGGCTTTTTTAAGTTTGGTTTGATAATCGAGGAAAGCGGCAATTACTGCCATATCCTGGCATTCGCTATCACATCCTTCTTTTATAAAGAGGTCTTCACCGTAATTATCAATAAACGTGGTATTGTAATTACCGGATTGAAATACTTCGTGTTCCATCACACGCTCCAGGAAGCGAATTGTGGTTTTTACTCCGGTAATTTTATATTCATACAGTGCTCTTTTCATGCGTTTAATAGCATCGTCGCGGTTGGGAGCCCAAACGATCAACTTGGAAATCATAGGGTCATAATGCATTGGAATTTCAAATCCTTCATACACGTATCCATCGGTGCGCACTCCCAGCCCCATTGGTTCAGTAATATGTTTTATTACACCGGGGCTTGGCATGAAATTATTGTCAGGATCTTCTGCATAAATGCGGCACTCTATAGCATGACCGTGCTGAAAAAGATCCATTTGAGTGTACTGTAATTTTTTGTTGTTGGCAATGTTGACTTGTTCCTTCACAAGATCGATGCCCACAACGCGCTCAGTAATTGGATGCTCCACCTGCAAGCGGGTATTCATCTCGAGGAAATAGTAATTCAAATCATCATCCATTACAAACTCCACTGTGCCAGCTCCGCTATAATTAACGGCTTTGGCGGCATTCACGGCATGTTCGCCCATCTCTTCCCGCACTTCTTGTGTCAACAAGGGCGATGGGGTCTCCTCCACCACTTTCTGGTGTCGGCGCTGCACGGAGCATTCACGCTCAAATAGATGAATGGCATTGCCGTGATTATCGGCCAAAATCTGAAATTCAATATGGTGCGGGGATTTAATGTACTTCTCAATGTACACACTCCCATCACCAAAAGCATCAAGTGCCTCTGATCGCGCACTTCTTATGGCAGATAAAATGTTTTGCTCTTCATGTACCAATCGCATTCCCTTGCCTCCACCACCGGCAGAGGCTTTTATCATTACCGGCAGACCTATTTCCATAATTTTCTCTACGGCTTTCGCCTCATCATCAATCGGGTCAAGTGTACCCGGAACTATAGGCACACCAGCCTTCTCCATGGTTTTGCGGGCCGATATTTTATCACCCATAGTTTTAATGGCATGGGCATCAGGCCCTATGAAAACAATGTCTTCAGTCTTGCAGCGATCTGAAAATTCGGCATTTTCTGAAAGGAAACCGTATCCGGGATGAATAGCATCGGCTCCAATCTCTTTAGCCGCTTGTAATATACGGTCGATATTCAGATAACTTTCCCTGGACGGCGCCGGACCAATGTGTATAGCCTCATCGGCGTAGCGTACATGCATTGATCTACGATCGGCATCAGAGTAAACTGCAACCGATTTCAGGCCCATCTCATGGCAGGTGCGCATCACACGCACGGCAATTTCACCACGATTGGCCACTAGAACTTTTTGTATCATAGGCAGTAAAATTTATTCTGCAATCTTAATAATTTCGCTTATCAATTTATGTGAATAATTACATTTTTACTAATATAATGAAATTTTGTCATTAGCCACAAGTGTATAATTTTTGTTTCTATTTGTTGAGATAGGAATTAAGCGCGTTGGTAAAAGTAGGCCATAAAAATATATTATTTGTTCTATTGATTTCATATACATGAAACTTAAAAAAACAAACAGTTACATTTTTAGATTGTTCAATTTTAGCACAAAAAGGGTTTCCTTACACTCAGTCCTGAATGATGGTAATGATAAAAATACAAACAAAAATACCTTAACATTGCTCGCGGGCCGGCTCTCTTTAGGGAATCATAAGATTCAACACATACAAAATTGCGCTGCGAAGTTATTGTTTGATAAAAGTCTGTCTGGCTCGAATCTGGTCATCCCGATACAAAACAAAGACATAAAGCCCCTGGGGCAAATGACTGACTTTCACAGCACTGCCCGATACAGGGTTGAACAGCTCCTTCTCCAGCACCTTACGTCCACGGGTATCGAAAACAACAACTCTATCGGGCTGAAAGGTTCCGGAATCAAATTTCACTAAATCAGTGGCCGGGTTTGGGTAAATATTTAAATCAGCAGAATTTATCACATTATTTATAGATACAAATTGCAGAGGTTCGCCATATTCAGAACCATCAGCCAAATGATAATATTTAATCTTTCTTTCAGTAGAAGGATAACTATTAAATAAATCTTGTGTTGTATAATAAGGCCCTCCCAGACCTAAAACAAATCGTATATCGCTCAATTCTTCAAAAAAGAAACAGGAACATGAATCATTATTCATTTGATAAAATTGTGAAACATATGCAAAATGTCCACATTCCATAAACATAGCGTTAGCAGCATAACCAGAATACAACATTGGCATACTATAATTGGCATCTATCTCTTTACTATAACTTTGTTGAAAAGTATCGACCAAAACATCCTCGTACATATAGAAATAATGACCATTCTCCAATGAATCAACATAAATCGAATCAGTTCCAATTTGCTTTTCCCGCTTATAAGTAATTGTTAATTGTTCCGTTTCTATTGCTTTGTCCAAAACATTCAATTTGGTTAATGTTCTATGGCACAAAAAAGGACTTTCGGAAGTTTCAAGTAAAATATGCAGTTCATCGCCAATATTAAAATTAAAAAAATCAGCCTCACTAACATTCCAAATATCTTCAAATGATGGTAAAGCCCCATTAAAATACTCATTTGGAGCAACCCGATAATCAGGAGAGAAATATTCATATTCTTCGGGAAACGACACCCATGCACGAGATTTTATTACACCTGCTCTCAGTCCGATTTTAATTGAATTAAATCTCTCTTTTTTACTTTTAAATTTAAGAGGTCAGTAGATAAATTCATATAATATATTATCTTTGATACCAATAAAATCAATGATTTAATGGAATTATTCAAAGGACAAAACCTCATAGAGTTTGCTACACGCTTTAATTCGGATGAAAAGTGTATTGAATATTTAGCTCATATTAAATGGCAAGATGGATTTAGATGTGTTAAATGTGGTCATACCGGAAGTCAAGTAAGAAAGAATCATTCAAGAACGTGTAATAAGTGTAG is a window of Salinivirga cyanobacteriivorans DNA encoding:
- a CDS encoding acetyl-CoA carboxylase biotin carboxyl carrier protein subunit: MALEIKINDRTTTVEQISANGSKYVLKVGDKTYEVDAMMVEEGAYSFIHNNNSYNIEVIEGENNKNFQVNTFYGNFTVDIIDAERKYLMSRKSGAGDDEAHMKAPMPGKVVRVPVKVGDEVKAGDTVVVVSAMKMESEYKVKKDRVVKEVHVKEGDLVKGGQTMVVVE
- the accC gene encoding acetyl-CoA carboxylase biotin carboxylase subunit, with the protein product MIQKVLVANRGEIAVRVMRTCHEMGLKSVAVYSDADRRSMHVRYADEAIHIGPAPSRESYLNIDRILQAAKEIGADAIHPGYGFLSENAEFSDRCKTEDIVFIGPDAHAIKTMGDKISARKTMEKAGVPIVPGTLDPIDDEAKAVEKIMEIGLPVMIKASAGGGGKGMRLVHEEQNILSAIRSARSEALDAFGDGSVYIEKYIKSPHHIEFQILADNHGNAIHLFERECSVQRRHQKVVEETPSPLLTQEVREEMGEHAVNAAKAVNYSGAGTVEFVMDDDLNYYFLEMNTRLQVEHPITERVVGIDLVKEQVNIANNKKLQYTQMDLFQHGHAIECRIYAEDPDNNFMPSPGVIKHITEPMGLGVRTDGYVYEGFEIPMHYDPMISKLIVWAPNRDDAIKRMKRALYEYKITGVKTTIRFLERVMEHEVFQSGNYNTTFIDNYGEDLFIKEGCDSECQDMAVIAAFLDYQTKLKKAKPPKHGGQMTNNWKAYGRRRIKIRI
- a CDS encoding T9SS type A sorting domain-containing protein; protein product: MSFPEEYEYFSPDYRVAPNEYFNGALPSFEDIWNVSEADFFNFNIGDELHILLETSESPFLCHRTLTKLNVLDKAIETEQLTITYKREKQIGTDSIYVDSLENGHYFYMYEDVLVDTFQQSYSKEIDANYSMPMLYSGYAANAMFMECGHFAYVSQFYQMNNDSCSCFFFEELSDIRFVLGLGGPYYTTQDLFNSYPSTERKIKYYHLADGSEYGEPLQFVSINNVINSADLNIYPNPATDLVKFDSGTFQPDRVVVFDTRGRKVLEKELFNPVSGSAVKVSHLPQGLYVFVLYRDDQIRARQTFIKQ
- a CDS encoding T9SS type A sorting domain-containing protein, translated to MKKYRIQVFFLFIIIPALGFGQSVISSLNATGNNVSWTVGEMVVFTNSTGSLSVTHGFHQPLTDGTLNIEEFHEQGNLDLEINAYPNPARERLFISVNTDKQRNITLTLLSVEGRQIKSMVVNTTQDKVAFSLQGIESGIYLLRADSENASSISKIIKQ
- a CDS encoding mechanosensitive ion channel family protein; translation: MKKYFRIIISLLLLIYISVLEPFFRFLDIFQYLDVNLIRTLQKALIIACSSWVIIEFVHILKNRLLKRFDISEEDNLKSRKLHTQINLIEKVIVFLIIITGIGLILLSIESIRQIGVGIFASAGVVGIIIGLSAQKIVGALLAGIQIAITQPFRVDDAVLVENEWGWIEEINLTYIVVRIWDKRRLVLPTTYFIEKPFQNWTRNTADIIGTVFLYTDYTISFDALRKELTRLLNSTELWDQKVNVLQVTDTKETTVEIRILVSAKNSPTAWDLRVYIREKMIEFIQKNYPQCLPKTRLLFDKADLQKHGYAGEQER
- a CDS encoding acyl-CoA carboxylase subunit beta, with the translated sequence MSIKEKFKKLEEQTREAMKGGGEERIEKQHKAGRLTARERIDLLLDPNSFVEVDRFMTHRNQNFKMPKFFGDGVVTGYGKIDGRLIYVFAQDFTVYGGTLSRANADKVVKIMQMALKMGAPVIGLNDSGGARIQEGVESLAGYADIFHLNVRGSGVIPQISAVLGPCAGGAVYSPALTDFILMTQKSSYMFVTGPDVIKTVTHEEVTKEDLGGAMTHNSKSGVAHLMAEDDEKAMMMLRELMSFLPSNNMEDPPIKPCTDDVHREDESLQELVPDDPNKPYDIKDIITKVVDDHNFFEIMPHYAQNIVVGFARMGGRPVGIVANQPAHLAGVLDIESSMKGARFVRFCDSFNIPLITFEDVPGFLPGTDQEFGGIIKHGAKLLYAFSEATVPKITIITRKAYGGAYDVMSSKHLGADVNLAYPTAEIAVMGPEGAVNIIYRKENLNEEERKQKVQEYKEKFASPYRAAELGYIDEIIYPKQTRSKIIEALEMTQNKTEAMPPKKHGNIPL